Proteins encoded by one window of Elaeis guineensis isolate ETL-2024a chromosome 12, EG11, whole genome shotgun sequence:
- the LOC105055508 gene encoding uncharacterized protein: MRRTSSWLASFPVSSSARDAAAFRTGRHVILPPTPRRNTGSSSRETAPNKKIRGGNSELESLVIERCRSEALAIEDAIDLFDTAASASPKPSIYAINVLLNAICRMKHYPTVLSLYNKLNQMQGIPPSMPTYGVLIKCCCRMNWVDLGFGVFGDILKRGHVPDAIIFNSLVDGLCSEKRVSEAATVFDRMSRMECQPNVFLYNALIKGLCGSGHMGLALELHQKMATLGDCCKPDVVTYNTIIDYLCKEGAVSKALKLFDEMTHAGIAPDVRTYNSIIHGHSTLGCWKEAINIFKEMVDRDLSPNVVTFSMLMDSLCKHNKTAEAHKLLDLMNEKGEKPDLISYTVLVQGYCQESRLADARKVFDSMSGKGLSPDCYTYSTLINGFVKNQKMDEAVELFKKMQQQGLKPNVVTYSALLDGLCHVGRVEDVGNLLDEMVAQGIHPNVITYSSIICGFGRHGKWKEAFQLLNEMIERGIHPNIVTLTALINFICKEGKVQEAHRLLEKMISGGIEPNVVTYSTLIDGYCMVGRMNDAVRVYDLMVSKGLKPNTVTYNTLIDGYCKRWRIDKALSLFNAMPGNGVQHTVVAYTTILAGMYRVGRVTDAEKFFDKMLAAGVRPNLYTYNTILDGLCRNQCIDIAMKLFQDALLSDVNLDIFSFNTIIDGLFKVGKINEAKNLFSTISTKNLKPTIITYTIMVKGLIKEGLFEEADYLLLHMEKSGYPADSVMFNAMVRGLLEKDKIEKAMEIIRKMKEKSFSFEASTAFQIFEMLSKNGQYHDYLKLLPDFSKHSAK; encoded by the coding sequence ATGCGGAGGACTTCTTCGTGGCTCGCCTCCTTTCCCGTGTCTTCTTCAGCGAGAGATGCCGCCGCCTTTCGAACTGGCCGCCATGTCATCCTTCCACCAACTCCTAGAAGGAATACTGGATCATCTTCTCGTGAAACCGCCCCGAATAAGAAAATCCGGGGTGGAAACTCGGAGTTGGAAAGCCTGGTGATCGAACGATGTCGATCGGAGGCTCTTGCAATCGAAGATGCGATCGATTTGTTTGACACTGCCGCGAGTGCGAGCCCGAAACCCTCCATCTATGCCATCAACGTCCTCCTCAACGCCATCTGTCGAATGAAGCATTACCCAACTGTTCTCTCTCTATACAACAAACTAAATCAAATGCAAGGAATCCCGCCCAGCATGCCCACATATGGAGTCCTTATCAAATGTTGCTGTCGCATGAATTGGGTGGATTTGGGCTTCGGCGTCTTCGGGGACATCCTGAAACGTGGCCATGTCCCCGACGCTATAATCTTCAACTCTCTTGTCGATGGTCTCTGCTCCGAGAAGAGGGTAAGCGAAGCAGCCACGGTGTTCGATAGAATGTCTCGGATGGAATGTCAACCTAATGTCTTCTTATACAATGCTCTCATCAAGGGGCTGTGCGGTAGTGGGCACATGGGCTTAGCATTGGAGCTGCATCAGAAAATGGCCACCTTGGGTGATTGTTGCAAACCCGATGTGGTTACGTATAACACAATTATCGATTACCTTTGCAAAGAAGGAGCTGTAAGCAAGGCTCTCAAACTGTTTGATGAAATGACTCATGCTGGTATTGCCCCAGATGTTCGCACATACAACAGCATTATTCATGGGCATTCGACTTTAGGCTGCTGGAAAGAGGCAATCAATATTTTCAAGGAAATGGTCGATCGAGACCTTTCGCCGAATGTGGTGACATTCAGCATGCTGATGGATTCACTTTGCAAGCATAACAAGACTGCAGAAGCTCATAAactacttgatttgatgaatgaaaaaggtgaaaagccagacttaatctcatatactGTATTGGTGCAAGGATATTGCCAGGAGAGCCGTCTTGCAGATGCAAGGAAAGTCTTTGATTCCATGTCAGGTAAAGGTCTTTCTCCCGATTGTTATACATACTCTACCTTGATTAATGGATTCGTCAAGAATCAAAAAATGGATGAGGCTGTGGAGCTATTCAAGAAAATGCAACAACAAGGTTTGAAGCCTAATGTTGTTACCTATAGTGCTCTACTAGATGGACTATGCCATGTTGGAAGAGTGGAGGATGTTGGAAACCTCCTTGATGAGATGGTGGCACAAGGAATCCACCCAAATGTAATCACTTACAGCTCTATAATATGTGGTTTTGGTAGACATGGGAAGTGGAAAGAAGCTTTTCAGTTGCTTAATGAAATGATAGAGCGAGGAATCCATCCGAACATCGTGACACTCACTGCATTGATCAATTTCATTTGTAAAGAAGGAAAGGTTCAAGAGGCACATAGATTATTGGAAAAGATGATTAGTGGGGGCATTGAGCCTAATGTTGTTACTTATAGTACACTAATAGATGGTTACTGTATGGTAGGGCGAATGAATGATGCAGTGAGAGTTTATGACTTGATGGTTTCAAAAGGCCTTAAGCCCAATACTGTAACATACAATACATTAATTGATGGATATTGCAAAAGGTGGAGGATTGATAAGGCTCTGAGTCTGTTTAATGCAATGCCTGGTAATGGAGTGCAGCATACAGTAGTTGCATACACCACCATATTAGCTGGAATGTATCGTGTTGGTAGGGTTACCGATGCTGAAAAATTCTTTGACAAGATGCTTGCTGCTGGGGTACGTCCAAACCTTTACACATATAATACAATCTTGGATGGGCTTTGCAGAAACCAGTGTATTGATATAGCTATGAAGCTATTTCAAGATGCATTATTGTCCGATGTTAACCTCGACATTTTCTCTTTCAATACAATAATTGATGGTTTGTTTAAAGTTGGTAAGATCAATGAAGCCAAAAATCTCTTCAGTACAATCTCTACCAAAAATTTGAAGCCGACTATTATTACTTATACGATAATGGTGAAAGGACTAATAAAGGAAGGGTTGTTTGAAGAGGCTGATTATTTGCTCTTGCACATGGAGAAATCTGGTTATCCTGCAGATTCTGTAATGTTCAATGCCATGGTTCGTGGTTTGCTGGAGAAAGATAAGATAGAAAAAGCAATGGAAATTATTAGAAAAATGAAGGAGAAAAGCTTTTCTTTTGAGGCATCAACTGCTTTTCAGATATTCGAGATGTTATCAAAGAATGGACAATATCATGATTATCTGAAGTTACTTCCAGATTTTTCCAAGCACTCTGCAAAGTGA